AAGATGCACAGGGTAGATTGGTTTCGGGTGATGATGGGGTCTCTACTATGATTGTGGAGTATTATAAACATTTGTTTACCACCTCAAATCCGCTTGATATCGAGGAAGTAATTCAATTTACAAAACAGGTGGTATCCGAAGATATGAACAACTGTTTAATCAAAAACTTCTCAAAGGAGGAAGTGGAGGTTGCGTTGAAGCAAATGGCCCCTTTAAAAGCTCCAGGACCTGATGGAATGCCGCCAATTTTCTTTCAACATTATTGGGAGAGCATTGGGGATGATGTTGTCAAAGCTGTGGTGTCTTGcctaaattcaaattctattgAGCCAGGTTTGAATCACACCTTTATTACTCTTATTCCTAAGGTGAAGAGTCCTGAATATGTTTCTGAATTTCGTCCTATTGCcctttgtaatatattatataaacttGTCTCAAAAGTGTTGGCAAACAGGCTGAAGAAAATTTTACCCCATGTTATTTCTGAATCCCAGAGTGCATTTCAATCGGATAAAGCTATTACCGATAATATCTTAGTAGCCTTTGAGACTTTACAccatatgaaaagaaaaagaacaggAAGGTTGGGTCACATGGCCTTAAAATTGGACATGAGCAAAGCGTACGACCGGTTGGAATGGGTTTTCCTTCAAAGGATTATGGAGAGGATGGGCTTCCATTCGAAGTGGATAGGTTGGATTATGGAATGTGTTAAGTCCGTGTCATATTCGATCCTAGTCAATGGTGAACCAAAAGGCCATATTATTCCCACACGTGGTATTCGCCAGGGTGATCCTCTCTCCccttatctttttttaatatgttcTGAAGGTCTAAATGTATTAATTGAGCATGCAGTGGATTGTAAGAGTATTGAGGGTGTCTCTCTTTGTAGAAATGGGCCAAAGATCTCTCACCtcctttttgcagatgatagcctaTTGTTTTGTCGAGCTAGAGTGGAGGACGTGGTAAAAATTCAGGAGGTTTTGGGAATGTATGAACGGGCTACGGGGCAAAAAATTAACTCGGAAAAGACTACTCTCTTTTTTAGCAACAACACCTCTTTTGATACAAAGCAAGAACTAAAGACCTTGCTTGGGGTGCCGGAAATTAAGGAATATGAAAGGTACTTGGGATTACCAACGGTGGTGGGGAGGAAAAAAAGGGCGAGCTTAAATTTCATAAAAGATCGAGTGTGGGGAAAACTCCAAgggtggaaagaaaaattattgtcgCAAGCCGGAAAAGAAGTGCTTTTGAAGGCGGTGGTTCAAGCCATTCCGACGTTTGCTATGAGTTGTTTCCGCTTACCTTTGGGTCTATGTCATGACATTGAGATGCTCATtcgaaaattttggtggggacaaagggGTGATAGGAGAAAAATCCATTGGGCAAAATGGGAGGTTTTATGCAAACCTAAGAGTGAAGGGGGATTGGGCTTTAAAGATCTTTGCAATTTTAACAAAGCCATGTTGGCTAAACAGGTGTGGAGATTGATTGAGGATAAGGAATCTCTATTTTATAGAGTTTTCAAAGCTAAGTATTTTCCAAATTGCTCAATCTTTGAAGCTAAATCTTCTTATGGATCTTTCGCATGGAAGAGTATCCTGTGGTCTAGAGACTTAATTGAAAAGGGTTCCTTCTGGAGAATTGGTGATGGGAAATCGGTCTAGATTTATAAAGACGCCTGTCTACCAAGTTCTGAAGGCTGTATCAGCTCCCCTGTGTTACATCTAGCTCCAGAGTCGTCAATAGACTCTTTGATAAATGGTGCTTCAGGTTGGTGGAATACAAATCTCATTGATTTGTGTTTTTATCCACCTAAAGCAAAGTTGATCAAATCTCTGCCTTTGAGCTCCATTCCGCAACCTGACACTATGGTTTGGAGACTAGAAAAATCCGGCTGCTACTCAGTGAAGTCTGGATATAATTTCCTCTGCGAGCCTCTTTCTCATGACCCCAATCATTCTCAAACCTTGGACTGTATGAAGAGTTTctggaaaagcatttggaaaTTGAAAGTTCCTGGGAAGATAAAACATTTCCTCTGGAAGGCCTGTACAAACTCACTGCCATCAAAGGAAAATCTGCTGAAGCGTAAAATAATTCAAGAAGCAGGCTGTCCTCGCTGTACTGGTAGTTCAGAATCTGTGGTGCACGCCTTATGGAGCTGTTCCTGCATCAAAGTTGTCTGGAATTCAGATTTTAATTGGGTGATTCGGTGTCCATCAGATTCTGAATCCTTCTCAGATGTCCTACAAAAAATCCGAGCAAGACCGGCCTTAGTTCCTTTATTTGCTACTACGGCTTGGTCAATCTGGTTCCAAAGAAACAAATCTTGCCATGAAGACCACCCCCTGCCCCTCCATAGCATCGCTGGTTTTGCAAAAAATGATCTTTGCGAATTCAGGGAGTTGGACAGTCCAAAACCTCTCGAACGACGGACGGTTTCTCGTAAATGGTGTCCTCTAGCAGCTAGTTTGGTGAAGATAAACTTTGAAGGTGCTTGGTACAATGAATCGGAGAAAGCAGGATTAGGAGTGGTAATTCGAAATGGAGAGGGCCTAGTGCTGGCTGCCATGTCTGAGCAGATTGTAAAGCCTCCATCCGTTGAATTGCTGGAACTTCTTGCTGCCAGGCGTGCCATCTCCTTTGCTGCAAAAACGGGTCATGTGCAGGTGGTTTGTGAAGGCGACTCTTTATCTGTGGTCAACTCTTTAAGGGGTACTGGCATGGAAAATTCCCGGGAAGGGCATTTAATTAGGGACATCAAATTCCAATCAAACTCATTTCTGAGTATTTCGTTCGCTCACGTTGGTCGGCAAGGCAATGCTGTTGCACACGCTTTAGCCCAGCGAGCGAGACAATCTTTCTTACCTCAAATCTGGTTGGAGTGTGTTCCAATGGATATTATGGCTTTTGTATTGGATGACTATCCTCTCCTTGATTAATATATCAACAAGTatttcatttctcaaaaaaaaaaaaactatttcctGAAAGCTTCAATGACATCATTTTGCATCACTACCCAAAACCGCATATTTAAGACTATGATCCTGAGCTTTAATAACTACAATTAATTTAGATGCGGGATTAGGATCAGGTGCAATTATTTGAGTACTGCAAAAGGTGCAATTAACCtatccttacaatttttttttttaactatagtaagatttaaaattacttttttcaactctaaatctcaaccattaaaaacTATTACATATGGTGCAATAACCAAATCTCAATAGGCTATCTGGGATTCTGGCTATAGCTGCTTCAGCTTTACTTCACTCCATAATGGGTCACCCGCTATAAATGTTTCCCTTGGCCCATTTGATGCACTCAACTCTAGGAGAAGCTTATAGTTGCCCCAAAAAAAAGTAGTATTGCACAGAGTTATCACTTTGCTATTCCCAATTTTCGGATTGGTTGATTCTCAAACCCAAATCCGCGACTTGTCTTTTCTGGTGGaacacaccttttttttttttaagttgggCCTTTATTGGACTTCTAAGCAACTGGGCCGCGCCTCAGCTAGTTTTTCGAACACACTAGCAAAGTGGAAAGAGATGATTACTACATAGAaacacagagacagagagacggAGAGAAAAATGGCTAATCTGTTGCGGCTTCTAAAGCAATGGCCGACATTGCACCACCACCACTGCTACACCTCCGCAACACTACATCACATCTTCACCTCACCCTTACTACCACTCACATCACaaactctctctcctcttcctcCACCTCTCTCACTAACCACAGTGCCTTCATCTCGTCGCAACGTCCATCTCAAATCACGCGGACTCAGATTGCACAACGAACCAACATCGTCCGATCTCGAATCGAGCGACTCAGACTCCGATTCAAAAAAGAGCCGAAACCAGCTGAAACGCGAGGCTCGCCGCGCTGTCCTTTGGGGCATGGACCTCGCTTCTTTCTCTAACCGTCAAATCAGACGTATCCTCAGGTAACTAAAAGCCCCCAAACCCGCTTTCATTATTACATAAAAATGCCACTGTACTTTTCTCAAACACCATGAGTGCTTGCTTGTTTTCATTTCAGAGTGGCTTCTCTCGACGAAGAGGTTTTCGAAGCTATAATGCTAGCGAAGGTGGTTGCTTGAATTTTGTGGTTAGTTAGTTTGTTAATATTCTTTCTTCTTGCTGAAAAGCTTTTGGTAATGTGATTGATGTTGAACATAAGGTGTTTGTTATTTTGTCGCAGAGATTAGGGTCTGATGTTCGAGAAGGAAAGCGAAGGCAGTTCAATTATATTGGTACTCAAATTTGTTCCTTTTTATCATATTATGAAACTAGAGTTGTGTTCCTCTTGAAACTATCATGGAAATGTGTTGATGTTGTTGGCTTGGAAAAACATGTTATAATGGTTTCTAGCTTTGGCATAACATTAATTATCAGAGTGTCCTAGGCATAGTACCAGTTTAGTTCCAAACCGGTTTGGAGCTATCTTCCTCCAGACTATTATGCGGCAATTGAAGAGACCATTCAATTGTAGTTTTAGTCACATGACTTTTTGATCGAGTCATGTGACTTGTTTAGTTTTATAAATCGTCACCTAATGGGTTGGAGGAGATTCCTCCAAATTGGTTTGAAGTTAATCTTTGTTGGTCTGAGCCTATCTATTCTTTTGTTAAATTCATATTCAGTTAAGTTTGAAAGATTAAAAGACAATAGTGAATAGAAGATATCTACTAGCTCAGCTTGTTAGGTGTTTGAGTTATTGGATGACCTAACCTGAAGTCTACACAAGCTTGGACAACGTTAAGTAAACTCGATAACTTTCAGTGATTCTAGAATTAGCTGAAACTTGGAGATTTTGAAACTTTCTTCATTGTAAGAGCTCAAAATTTAGAAAAGTTTGCTTCAGTTATGACAAGGTGCACCCTGCATCTGTTACAAAAATGCAAGTACTATAAGTTACTCTCTCGTATAGTGTGTTGACtgtattttgtgttcaatggCAATGCTTAACTCTGTTATTTCTGAAAGATACTGTCAAAGTTTAGTTGTAAGCATCCATACCACATAAATCTCCATATAATGCAATTGTACTTATCTAatgttttcataatttttttccttttcctgtATTTCACTTGATATTTGTTCTTATTATGTCAAAATTTCTCAGAATGTAACTTGTCATGCTCCTAAATCACTGAACTGGATTGTATGTTCTATGGTTCACATGTATGTTATGTTAATGAGGATACTTAATTTTTGTTAGGTAAACTGCTACGGGAAGTGCAACCTGAATTGATGGATACTTTAATCCAGGCTACAAAAGATGGTGATGAGAGTAGGCTGCGGGCTTTGAGTGATTCACTGATCATTGAAGATGACGATGAAGAAGCTGAAGAAATGGAAGAAGACGTGGAAGAGGAGGTAtagtttcatattttgaaaattttacctTCTCTGGAGCCATGTTTCATCTTACTCACTTCTTGAGTACTGTTTTCAGGGGTCTGATGAATGCATCAGCATAGCAACCAGATGGTCTGAAGGTCTGATCAATAAGGACATAAAAATCACCAATGAAGTTTACTCTGTTCAGAGTGTTGAATTTGACCGTCAGGTGTGTTGAATTCCACCTTTGTGATTACAACATAAATtgagtatattttttaaacacaGCTTTCTGAAAGTATTTTAGAACATGCTAGCTAGataagagcattcccatcaagggagttaaatttttttgcatataccatctcaaaacactactttttagcttttaacatcTCACTTTATAATACATCATACGTCAaagattctatttttttaccatttcatttaaatattgtttttttattctttgtatcttttttttctctcttctttcttgtgtcTCTCCCTTTCTCTGAAAACCCACCACTTTCTTTGCAAACCCACACCCACGGCTAACCACTGCCGGCCaccaccataaaaaaaaataaaaaaaaaacccacccgCCGGCACCACCACAACTACAACAACTGCCACTgtcaccaccacccacaaccatgactaccaaccaccaaaatcataaCCAAATCACAAATTCAATCCCACAACCTCATCACCATTCACCACCAACAACCGGAAAAAGAACCACCGAGAGAGAACAAACCGGAAAAACAACCACCAAGAGAGAACAAAAGCACATCAACATGATGACCCACGCCGATAAGAGACCCCAAAGATCCCGATCACGCAATGCCTTTCCAGGATCCACTCTATAAGGATTCGGAAACACCACTAGCTTCAAATTGCTCAATCCTCGATAGATCCCGCTTCACCATGTCCCACATGGGCTCGGTGGAGTGTTCGGGGCAGGTCCGAACCTGGTGGGAGCGATACCCGAGGAGGAAGAGGGAGGGGGAGGCGGAGGAGGGGTGGAGGGGACAAATGGCACCTTGTGATTGGTCGGGGGAAGAGGGGggaggatggaggagatgaagggGGAGGGAGAAGGAGAGGATGAGACTGGGATGATTGGTGGAGAGGTAACAGAAGCTACAGGAAAGAGAGGAGGaaagtgagagaggagagagaagaaaaaagagaaaaataaaaaaagaaagggaaaagtaacagttggaataaaaaataatattttcgtTTAAGATAACATCTCACTGTAGCTGTGTGTCAAAAATTTTGCCATTTGAAATCTTTGATGCAGTGGCTTTTTTTGTGGGTTGATGGTAAAATTTAGCATGTACCATTTTTAGCATCCttaatgggaatgctctaacttTGCAACTCTATTTGCCTCATGAAGAGGAGGTCACTAATTTGAGTGACCCCTTCCCCCCTCCCCATGGTGCTAATgctcatttaaaagaaaaaaaaagaattccaatttattttattttttttggccaCTTTGTTTGCTGTTTAGATGAGCTAAGATTGCTATGCTTCAATTGCTCAAGAGCCTTGAGCCTTTCTCCCCAATTTTAACTAtcgatttaaaaaaagaaaaagaaaaaagattgttATGTTGTAACATGATCATTTTAATGTGCACATGAACTTGTGGCATCCTTTAGAAAGACAATTCATATTATTCAAGCCTCAAAATCAATAGTCCTTACTAGGTTAATCTGCTTAATATAATTATAAACTGTATGGTTCTTTTCAGTGGGACTATTGGATTGTGTAAGTTTTGCTCTCTATTTCTTATGTTAGCATCTGTTAACAGGACTTGCGTAAACTTATCCGGAGAGTGCACTCAATTCAAGATCAGCAGGCCACCTCTACTGaggaaaacaagaaagaaatagaTGCAGCAATGATGGCTGCCAGACGGTCCCTCAACCGCTTCCTTCATTCACTTGCGAAGCAAATGCCAAGTGATTAACATGTTATTCTATTCATCTGTATCATTATTTTGTGCCCATCAGCAATTCCTTCTGAAGATCACTGCTCTGAGAAGCATGATAATATTGATGTATCATGAGTGGGCACCGGAGCAACGTGGGATCAcagtttttctttgttggatGCCATATTGGCATTTGCCCCCTATCGAGCTGTATGTTATCATGGTGAGGGACTCTTTAATTTCAAAGGCCCAAACCCACCATTTTTTAGTTTAGGGAACAAGATGCTAATGAATTGAATTGAAATATAAGATAAGGGGCTAAATTTCTAGTTCAGCATGCCTAACCTCGAGTTTAGAGGGCCCCCAGGTTTAGGCCGTTGTGATATAGCATTTACATTTGTGCACAACTCGGTTGAGGTTGGGCCATACCAGCACAAAGTTTGGGCCTATATTAGAGcatagttttaacttttaataataatgggAATGGGAATTGTTTGCAGTGGTGATCCACATTCGAGAATAAACTCTCCAAGTTTGACCCACACCTAAGGGTCGTCAATGGGCTGGGTCGGGCCGGTTCAGCCCATTTATACTTGGTCTATGGGCACAATGGACTCGGTATAATGGGTTATTAATTAGTTAACGGGTCGGGTCGGGCTGAACCGAAAGAGAAAACCTCAACCCATGACTCTACCCATAGACAATGCTCATTTTGTCTTTAACGAGCTAAGCTATCGGGTTAGGCCTAATGAGTTATCCATGGGCTTGTGttagtatattattttattatttttataaggaaagaatcaattttttattagggaataatcaatttattttttttaaggaaagaattaaagaatttaatacttaattacAAATTAGTTTACAGTCAAATCTATTTAACTTTTTGATTTGTTGATGgaaacctatttaatttttttttaattaaggctttaaatagttttttatttttatctttaataaaaaaaatgtcaaatggttaattcaaatttgctagattactagaaaaatatatatttagtaaattAAATTTAGCACAATTACTTTGAGTATCTTAATGGTGGGGGgagtttttttaagaaattccTCTATAATATCTCAAGATCAATCCTTTATACTcttcctatatatttttgttatgaattatgaGTTATTGGGCTGGGCTAACGGGTTAGGGTAACGGGTTGGGCTACTAGGCTAGCCTACCGGGTACCCATGGGCATAAAAACTAGCCCACGGCCTCACCCATTGGGCTAGTGGACTACCCATGGGCTTCAATAACAACGGGTCGGGTTGCCAATTAGCTTGGTGGGCCGTCAGGTTTCTAGGTTGGGCTGTGGGCCGtgggctatttgatgacccttaCCCACACCACACAAGGGAAAATCGAAGAGGTTCCttaatttgaaaaaacaaagaaggctAGTTCCGTAGTTTTAAATGACTAATTAGGTTTGTTGTAATCTGTGTTCACATATGAGAATAATGAATTATAGTGGTGCTATTGATATTAGCTTGATGTTGGTTACGTTAAATTTTTCATTACACtgatatgtatataattttgaaaatcactattgaatattacatatataatatcaatTTACAATTACTGTCCataaaattctactaaatataacacaaaattaaagattaaattaGTCCaatagtattttttaaattgaatggGGATAAGTGCATGAAATCATTCAACTCAATTACAATTTGTTACGTACAAGATCCTGACATACAAAATATCTTAATAGAAAtagcataaaaaatatgctcaatagtctagagaaaaaaaaataacaataaaaatttaatcaatttaatttgTGTGGAAagctaataaaagaaaatttcaatttttgaatctaattagattttttctAAGCATTGGttatatacacaaaaaaatttaaaaacttacatTAGATGACACATGTAGTgcaaattaaattctaattgaatCTCAATTTATACACTGAATTAACtaacttggcacaaaattagactctaattgaattctaatttgaaatataattggattttctctcagttttgcctattaatatatactagtttGTAACTCCAtgtatatgcatggatacacttaaagatatacaaaaagatgcatagtataattcctatatatataatttaaatactattgatagtcattcatatattttgttaaatctttaaaaaatcttgtttgaatattattaggtataaaatgtaaactgtctatatttatttatataattatttattacttcttattttttgttgttgtgaagcattttttttttttgattcatttattctagattctttggttttgtacttaataactaatttggatgaatatttatgatgtggtctcacatttgattctaaaattagaatataaaattccttctaaaaataaataattcaggATACATGGCGTAAATTggactctaatttgaaattttaattgaaatttctcTGATCTTTGCCTATATATATTAAGGAAGAAAGGCTAGTTCGGTACTTTGTAGGGCCTTTACCTTTGAAAGAACCCTTTGCACCATAAGACGAGGGCTTTGTGATGCAGCTCAGTGGGATCATAAAGCTCCTCACTCTTCCCTTCGTGCTCGTGAAGAACTTAACTAGTGTATAACATTTATAACTATATTACTCGTATAATTTTCTCAGTTATTAATGAGTGTATGAAATCCATAACTATATTACTTGTATAATTTTCGGGAAATGGAAACTCTATTGACTCAAAATATCTTTTTCCActtcattaataaatttgtttagcCAAGAATAATCTCATAACTCAACTAGTATTTCTTAGTATTTTCAACGGAAACTCCAAAGTTCAAACCATTCCGCCTCCAATTATTGAAATATCTACACACGCGCACAAAAATCTTCACAACCATGGATAATATTCATGAATTTAAGATAGACAACTTGCCATTTTAATAACATCAGTTGTCAACTTGTAGTAGGCCTAGGGAAGATTAGAGGTTAGTGGCCAGCAGTGGACGATTCTTAAGACAGTAATGGATTTGTCACGAAAGTAAAATACACAGTTGCAGATAAGATAAGCTGTCTTGTATGGTTGTATTTCATAATAATGAAGTCTAGATATTCtcattttgttatctttttgcATCAGCTGATGTGATATAAAAATACTTTAGATATATACACATCATGATTGCTTAAAGAATGTTATCACTTGTTGGCCATGCATGAAAGATTACAAAGCAAAAGATGCCAAACCTTTCAAGTGTGTTTAATTAATCAggttatgaattatgatttcAAGATTGCGGCTTCTGATGGAAGCTCTCgtgtatcttttatttttgtttaatgataAGTGTTTGAGATGGGCTGGTAATCTTATTTTGGAATGCACGCACTTTCTTAAAGTAGAATTTCGCTTtgacaacataaaaaaatagtCACTCAGAATCCAGCTATAACTTGATCTTTCTTGAAAGAAATTCCTTCCATGCGATTGAACGCATTCTCGAGTCTGAATTGAATtctactttttgaaattttatctcACAATTTCAACATTTTCTGCGAATCGCATGGAAGTTTGGTATCTCATAACTAAGACCTATGAAATTGTTGCTTTCAAGTGTGCTATACTAGTCCTCTTTTGTGGCGATTGATGAAGACAATACCTAGGCTGTCTTTGACAAGTATTTCATTTGGTTCATACATAAATCAGCCGGAAATGTTACTATGACCAGTGGTAATGCAATCAAGCAGTGGCGGTTCCAGGAATTTTTCTCAGGGTGTTCTTTAAgaagtataaattatataatctaataaaaagagaaattaatatattgacaataacaacaataaaaaaaaacgcaaatacataaaatttacaattgccttctacgagttttcatattttgaaatcggtgcatgatagtctcattatcaatactACAAactacatctctttcaatgtatacaaccaagcaatcattcatccactgaatatagaacaaattatggagcaaaatttaatttttttggtataaaaaaaaactgagggtattcccaaattttttttgaagtgtagacaaataaaaaattttaaattgttatataaaaaaaaattaaaaaaaatttaggtcaGGGTGGTCCCAGCCGCCCTTGCAATCAAGTGTCTCTTATAAATTTTCACGTGCGAATAGAAATTGCAGTTGACATGTACTAAAAGCTGCCATGCCAATATGTAATATTTTAAGGGTTCAGTTAATGTATGccataagaatttttttatgagaaattgaaaaaattgacaaaaaaattagttatttattcattttcccacaaatgttttttttttttaaatagtttgcTAATGTATACCATAAGGGCATACTTTAATAAAACCTAGACTTCAAAAACATATTCCGGTAAATTACTAATTGTTCCTATACCTatcccaacccaaaaaaaaaaaaaaaaaaaaaaaaaaaattctaattgtTCTAAAAGTTTAACTTCTTAAGACAtagggattttttatttttaaagaattaagacaatgaatttaatcatttaattataaGAATTCTTCAAAGACCACAATGAAATCTCATAATAGATTAAGGTGTTAGCCTACCATaagtaaacaaaaacaaaatagaacaaGATTATACCTAAACCCATAATCAAAAAAGTTCTAACACTTCCTCTCATGTGTGTATCCTAACTCCCCTTCAATAAATGAGATTTTTATTAACCTTTTAAATGGTTTAAAATGGAGAATTGCATGGCTATCAGCTTGATAATTAGTAATTAAttgtctaaaaaaaatatgatacgATGAATTTAATCATCTAACTATTATCTATTCTATAATATATGTGTCATGGTATGATGGTAGGCAGTTTTatcttcaatttttaattttgaagagGTTGAGTCTTGAACTCAAACACGCGACCTATTACTTTTGGTGAAAGACACTTGTCATCGCATCAAGATCCGGCTTCTACTAATATCtactataatatttaaataaaaaaataaaagagaaacaaaaggtcatattttctctatctttttcgtAGATTATATGGTATACCGACTATATCTAACATATTCCAAAATCTAATGTtgctttcttattttaattagtaGGCCAGCTGTTTAATACCTTTTTTTCATCATGATTATGATATAATTAGAGAAAAGGGTGAGTGCTTTATGACAAAACTAAATTCCAGATCATATGGTTGTCCCAACATTAAGGCTATGGAGACTCGGCTGTGGCTTGGGGACATTTCATACTGAGACTCTGAGAGTGATATAAGATTGTAAAATTTGAACTTTTCGTGGGAaaaaaacgagagagagagagagagagagagcgcgagagagagagagagagagcgagagagagagagaagtctTTAGTAGAAAATGTGAAGTTCTTAAGGCAGGCACTTACTTGTGGGCAATGGTTTGTTTTTCACTTATACAATTTGTCACGACTTGATggtatatattattaattattatcagTAAACCATCACTTTTATatgaattcatttttttttactattcataaTCGCATATatcaaaattgtgtttaattattgTGAACAATATTGTTTAACTTACCCCAAAGAATGACAtcccattttttttcctgaagtggaatattctaattttggttctcctaaa
This DNA window, taken from Quercus robur chromosome 2, dhQueRobu3.1, whole genome shotgun sequence, encodes the following:
- the LOC126712417 gene encoding uncharacterized protein LOC126712417, whose product is MANLLRLLKQWPTLHHHHCYTSATLHHIFTSPLLPLTSQTLSPLPPPLSLTTVPSSRRNVHLKSRGLRLHNEPTSSDLESSDSDSDSKKSRNQLKREARRAVLWGMDLASFSNRQIRRILRVASLDEEVFEAIMLAKRLGSDVREGKRRQFNYIGKLLREVQPELMDTLIQATKDGDESRLRALSDSLIIEDDDEEAEEMEEDVEEEGSDECISIATRWSEGLINKDIKITNEVYSVQSVEFDRQDLRKLIRRVHSIQDQQATSTEENKKEIDAAMMAARRSLNRFLHSLAKQMPSD